In a single window of the Labrus mixtus chromosome 20, fLabMix1.1, whole genome shotgun sequence genome:
- the arhgap44a gene encoding rho GTPase-activating protein 44 isoform X3, translated as MKKQFNRMRQLANQTVGRAEKTEVLSDDLLQVEKRLDLVKQVTHSTHKKLTACLQGQQGTDMEKRSVKSPSKKLPLTMLAQCMVEGAVVLGDDSLLGKMLKMCGETEEKLAQELIQFEFQIERDVVEPLYVLAEVDIPNIQKQRKHLAKLVLDMDSARTRFHQSSKSSSHPSTLQPGAKSESLREEMEEAANRMEICRDQLSADMYSFVAKEIDYANYFQTLIETQAEYHRKSLEILHSILPQIKAHQEAWVEKPSFGKSLEEHLNISGREIAFPIEACVTMLLECGMQEEGLFRVAPSASKLKKLKASLDCGVLDVQEYSSDPHAIAGALKSYLRELPDPLMTTELYDEWIQASNVQDMDKRLQALMTACEKLPTDNLNNFRYLVKFLSKLTEYQDANKMTPGNMAIVLGPNLLWTHTEPNMTEMMTTLSLQIVSIIEPIIQHADWFFPGEIEFNLTGCYGSPIHTNHNSNYSSMPSPDMDQSERKQPHDQSRRPLSVATDNMMLEFYKKDGIRKIQSMGVRVMDTSWVSRKGSSTLTRKTCSTPPGMQGPGSPADTLIPEQPGELAISPSATPPPGERVCSDNVLPNRPDTSHAHPPPGEDRPPPPYPTSSCHAAPHHFYPKPPPCARPVAPGPESQPPASPPPPLRWSGFTPPAPPPSSSSSSSSSSLDINSNPKPSCLHFPKHSPPGDMLHAPPPDTNASPLYIKTPLVLTRHDQSLGNPPSLPSSAPPPPPWAACPCARERGPPRLTSSLKSKELSPVIGHKAIQVAGPTVPPSSSPQSSSQSPHSTEHSPHTLRKGSKKLAPVPPKVPYGQSGGMSDQSTGQPSPVSLSPTPPSTPSPYGLACPPGQVPPSSPGQTPLGAPHSLSSPPSLTGTLTKSRPAPKPRQRPSLPPPQPPTVPAGFTGQAMAPIPQPLEQGLLDGLSPGESMSTAV; from the exons ggCAGAAAAAACAGAGGTGTTAAGCGATGACCTTCTTCAG GTTGAGAAGCGTCTTGATCTGGTCAAGCAGGTGACACACAGCACTCACAAGAAGCTGACTGCCTGCCTGCAGGGTCAGCAGGGCACTGATATGGAGAAGAGATCCGTCAAGTCACCGTCT AAAAAACTTCCACTCACGATGCTTGCACAGTGTATGGTGGAGGGGGCTGTAGTGTTGGGGGATGACTCTCTCCTGGG GAAGATGCTGAAGATGTGTGGGGAGACGGAGGAGAAGTTGGCCCAGGAGCTCATCCAGTTTGAGTTCCAGATAGAGCGAGATGTGGTGGAGCCTCTTTACGTGCTCGCTGAG gtggatATTCCCAACATCCAGAAACAACGAAAGCACTTAGCAAAACTTGTCTTGGACATGGACTCTGCACGGACAAG ATTTCATCAGTCGTCCAAATCTTCGAGTCACCCGAGCACGCTGCAGCCAGGTGCCAAATCCGAGTCCCTcagagaggagatggaggaggcagCCAATAGGATGGAGATTTGTCGG GATCAGCTATCAGCAGATATGTACAGTTTTGTGGCCAAAGAAATAGACTATGCAAACTACTTCCAGACT ctGATAGAAACGCAGGCGGAATATCACAGGAAGTCATTAGAGATTCTTCACAGTATCCTGCCCCAGATTAAAGCTCACCAAG AGGCGTGGGTTGAGAAACCGTCGTTCGGCAAGTCTCTGGAGGAACACCTGAATATTAGCGGGAGAGAGATTGCCTTCCCAATCGAAGCCTGTGTCACCATGCTGCTCGAGTGTGGCATGCAGGAGGAG GGCCTCTTCAGAGTGGCTCCGTCAGCCTCCAAGCTGAAGAAGCTGAAAGCGTCCCTGGACTGCGGAGTTCTGGATGTGCAGGAGTACTCCTCCGACCCGCACGCCATCGCAG GGGCTCTGAAGTCATACCTCCGTGAGCTCCCTGATCCACTGATGACCACTGAACTTTATGATGAGTGGATTCAGGCTTCCAA CGTTCAAGATATGGATAAAAGGCTACAAGCATTAATGACAGCGTGTGAAAAACTCCCTACAGACAACTTGAACAACTTCAG ATATCTCGTCAAATTCTTATCAAAGCTAACGGAGTACCAAGACGCTAACAAGATGACTCCCGGTAACATGGCCATTGTTCTTGGTCCTAACTTGCtttggacacacacagaacc GAACATGACGGAGATGATGACCACCCTGTCGCTACAGATTGTTAGCATCATTGAGCCCATTATTCAGCATGCTGATTGGTTCTTCCCTGGAG AGATTGAATTCAACTTGACGGGATGCTATGGCAGCCCAATCCACACCAACCACAACTCCAACTACAGCTCCATGCCCTCGCCGGACATGGACCAATCGGAACGCAAGCAGCCGCACGACCAGAGCCGACGCCCACTAAGCGTTGCCACGGACAACATGATGCTGGAGTTTTACAAGAAGGATGG CATTAGGAAGATCCAAAG TATGGGCGTCCGGGTTATGGATACTTCCTGGGTGTCTCGGAAGGGTTCTTCCACACTGACACGCAAGACCTGCTCCACCCCTCCAGGCATGCAAGGCCCCGGCTCTCCTGCAGACACTCTCATCCCCGAGCAGCCCGGAGAGCTAGCAATCTCCCCGTCGGCGACACCGCCGCCCGGAGAGAGGGTTTG CTCAGACAACGTGTTGCCAAATCGGCCGGACACCTCTCATGCCCACCCACCCCCAGGGGAGGACCGGCCACCCCCCCCTTACCCAACCTCCTCGTGCCACGCTGCACCTCACCACTTCTATCCCAAACCCCCACCCTGCGCTCGCCCTGTGGCACCGGGTCCAGAGTCTCAGCCCCCCGCCTCACCCCCGCCCCCGCTGCGCTGGTCTGGCTTCACACCCCCTGCTCcgcccccttcctcctcttcttcctcctcctcctcgtcactTGACATCAATTCCAACCCCAAACCCAGCTGTCTGCACTTCCCCAAGCACAGCCCCCCAGGCGACATGTTGCATGCCCCCCCACCAGATACTAATGCTTCACCACTCTACATCAAAACTCCCTTGGTACTTACCCGCCATGACCAGTCCCTTGGCAACCCCCCTAGCCTCCCTTCGTCCGCGCCCCCACCCCCGCCGTGGGCTGCCTGTCCATGTGCCCGAGAGAGAGGACCCCCCAGGCTGACTAG tTCATTGAAGAGTAAAGAGCTCTCCCCTGTAATTGGACACAAAGCCATCCAGGTGGCAGGTCCAACAGTCCCTCCCAGCAGTAGTCCTCAGAGCAGCAGCCAGTCGCCCCACTCCACAGAGCACAGTCCACACACCCTGCGCAAAG GTTCCAAGAAGTTGGCCCCTGTGCCCCCAAAGGTCCCTTACGGCCAGTCTGGTGGGATGTCCGACCAGTCGACAGGTCAGCCGTCACCGGTCAGCCTGTCACCCACACCACCTAGCACCCCTTCCCCTTATGGACTGGCCTGCCCTCCAGGGCAAGTGCCCCCATCCTCCCCCGGGCAGACCCCACTAGGGGCGCCCCACTCGCTTTCGTCCCCACCGTCCTTGACAGGAACGCTCACCAAGTCGCGGCCCGCCCCTAAGCCCAGGCAGAGACCCAGCCTGCCCCCTCCGCAGCCACCCACAGTCCCCGCAGGGTTCACTGGTCAGGCCATGGCCCCAATTCCCCAGCCCCTGGAGCAGGGTCTCCTGGATGGACTGTCTCCCGGGGAGAgcatgtctacag CTGTGTGA